The Ziziphus jujuba cultivar Dongzao chromosome 5, ASM3175591v1 genome segment ggatttatatttttgaattgaaaaattaatggtatgaattgtaaaattttaaaaattaaaaatatcaaaatgtaattaattctttatattttatttttcatgttggAAAAATAATCATTCCAAATTAGTCATGTGGTTTCTGATTTTGAAAACCATATATTCTAGTGTTCCTTGTAACAATTTATTCTATGATGTTGAACTATGATGACAACCCGGttcaatatttatgttttatatattaaaaataaattgatgaattttatTAGTGCATTAATACTATATTTATTATCCTGCATTACtaattattcacccaaaaatataaacatcTATGTGAAATTTAAACCCAACTGAATTGAAGAAATactttaaaccaaaaaaaaaaaaaacagaggatATATATACCAGACGccactttatttattattattttttaaatgtaagggtgtgaatatttaaatttataattattatacgATAATGTGTCCACGTCAACACTCCTGCACGGAAAATTCTACATTcgagtagtttttttttttttaattgataaatgaaataattattatacGATAATTGTTTCTAAAGATGACATCACTCTATTcgtaaattttgttaaaaaaaaacattgagcatggtatattatttgtaatttgtaaaattcaattttatttaagcttttttttctttattattatattattactgttattttcttatttattattattttttttaagagccGTGGACCTGAATTTTGAGCCCACATGGACATCCGTACTTTCCCGAACTTGGTAGACATAGGTGTTTTAGTAGCCACATGGTCCTGTTCAGTAAGATCAATCGTACATATTATAATTCATGaagatcatataaaaaataaaaaaaaaaactatcggTATAAGAATTATCATTGAATATTGAAGGGTacactttttttgttattaaatgaGGTGATCAgcgcattgattataaaaaaaccaaaagcccTTCATTCTAATTACACACTAAACTCGAAGACCATTACAAAGTAATCATACCAATTAGCATACCTTCCAAAAAGGACAAAATGTCAAATACGAACTTTATGGGATAAGGATATTAAATTAAGCACTACCAATCTtggatttcaaataaaaaatttaggattgtaccaaaataaaaaaataaacaaataaataaaaagtttaggAAACTGTTATGAATACGTTCAGGTGACATCTGTCTACAATTTGGCACCTCTTATTCATGATATGATCAACTTTCATGGACAGCAGACAAAAAAGCTTCCACGTATGTAAGATTTCTCTCATCCACGCGTCAAAAAAGCATGGAAACAAGCATCTTTGTCGTATCTGTCTCTCCACCATTCAAACGAAAACTCTAGTTTAACCCCCATTcgtttgaattttgggtgccaATGGATGAGATGATGATTGCTATTATCTATATAGGGATTCTTTTATGAGGAAATTATTCCTTTAAGTAGATGAGGATGCTTATCTAGCAAAGATTAATCActaaatagaataataatatataacaatttttagtaagtggtaaataaattattcacatattattcatcatataatttaataaataaattcaataaatattttaataattctaagttagaaaaataatgaattttcatATGTTAAGCAAAATTATTGTTACTAGACTAAAAAAACTTggtctataaattattttaagttcTAGATGTTCATAATTTGTATGTTTAGCCTAGTTGgtaaaaaaatagaactttaacTCTATGCTTCTTAtgatagatatttttaaataataacttttattaaaaaaaataatggatattTGGttgtaagtaaaaaaaaaattgcattaaaaGATCATTAGGTTTTCAACATTAGCTAATAAAGAGTTTtgttaaagaattttaaaatttaaatttctctaaaataattataaaaaaaaaactctttttaaaCCATCAATTTAACTTTATGTGaacttgattttatatatatatatatatatatatgtatgcatatgtatgtatataaagaGAAAATAAGTCTTTTATTCGAAATTCTGACTCCTTAAATTAGTAGTGCTTACATGGAAATATATAACCTCCTAAAAGACAAATAACATTTGAATTCaagtttaatattttaaatggaattttacaaattttaacacttattatataataattctttatttattaaattcagTTTTTATAAACAATAAAGCTGATtaataattcattaaaaaagaagaagaatattatacatatatatggacaTAATTAATAGTGAAGAAGTAAAAGTTTTCCAGCAAAATCCAAGGTGACTATCGTTGGATAATCATGTTTGGTATGGACTTATATGCGGAGTGCAACAAATTCCAAAACCCCACGCGTTATGTAAGAGGCCGAGATGGTTCTTATCGCTTCCTAGTAAAGTACAAATTGAATACTCCATTattcgtaaaaaaaaaaaaaaaaaaaaaaaaagggagtacAAATTGAATACTTTGTATCACcaattgaaaaagaaagtatTGAAAACGGGTTATAAAAAGCAATATGAGGTAATTGGCTTCTCAGTCAGCGGAAAAAGGGAATTTTACTAGGGagattaattattatgttttgaaCTTGAAGTTGAGATTTAATAcgataaaaaacagaaaaaaatctCCTTATGTTCCTCGATTAGAAATAAAGAACTTGAGCTAAAAAATCCCtcttagaaaaaggaaaagaaaaaataaaaaatttgttaaccTACAAGGAAATAAGTGGCAAAGATATACACGCTAGCTTTATGTACATTGTATCCACATCCGCGGTGCGACTAAGGAGGCTGATGTGTCACTCTGTGTTTCATATTAATGACGTGAGGACTCCATAAGCTCAATCCCACTAGTCACAAAGTAGTGATAAAATcccatatctctctctctttttttttcatttccagTTTCCACCGAACCCATTTTCTTTGGCCCAATTAAAAGACTATTTCTTTAATGGGGAGCCTCACGGACGATGAAAATCAGGATCTGAACCAAACCCTTTTACCACAAATATCGCCGAAACATGAAGATACTGGTATTAAAGACGACGAACACAACGACGACTTGATTTCAAGGGTCTGGATTGAATCCAAGAAGCTATGGATCATTGTGGGTCCCGCTATCTTCAGCCGTGTGGCTTCCTTCACCATGAACGTCATAACTCAAGCCTTCGCCGGCCACCTTGGAGACGTCCAACTCGCCGCCATTTCCATTGCTAACACTGTAATCGTCGGATTCAATTTTGGCCTTCTCGTACGTAATCAAATCAAATCCAACGTTCATGTgtctcctttttctttatttttaattttctctctctagtATTTATAGCGGTCTTCTTATCAACGAATTCtagataaatttttatcttatcgTTCATCTTATTATCGATAAGAGCATATTTTTCTGTTCATTATCGATAGTAAGatgaacaaaaatttattaaagattCCTAAATAAGagaatttttgaatatatatatatatatatatacacacaaaatttattataataggCTTGCAGGGTCAGTACAGCAAAACTGATATGTGCTTGGGTTTTATAAATTAGTTAGGTATGGCAAGTGCATTAGAGACCCTTTGCGGACAAGCATTTGGGGCTAAAAAATACAACATGTTGGGAGTCTATATGCAAAGATCGTGGATTGTGCTGTTTCTGTGTTGTTTCTTGATGTTGCCATTCTACGTCTTCGCGACGCCGCTGCTGAAGCTTCTGGGTCAGCCGGAGGATGTGGCGGAGCAGTCGGGGGTGGTGGCGGTTTGGATGATACCGTTGCATTTCAGCTTCGCGTTTCAGTTCCCGCTGCAGAGGTTCTTGCAGAGCCAGCTGAAGGCCTCGGTGATTGCTTGGGTTTCTTTGGCGGGTTTGGTGGTTAATGCAGTTACTAGTTGGCTTTTTGTGTATGTTTTTGATTTTGGATTGATTGGTGCTGCGATTGCTTTGGATATTTCCTGGTGGGTTTTGGTATTTGGGTTGTTTGGATACACTGTTTTGGGTGGCTGCCCTCATACTTGGTCAGGATTTTCCATGGAAGCATTTTCACAGCTTTGGGAATTTGTTAAACTCTCTGCAGCTTCTGGGGTCATGCTttggtataaaataatatattataaattcgaatcttctttctttctttctttctttccttttaaatACAAATTCGAATCCTCTTTTTgtctccctttttatttttttccttttcattttttttatattttatattttgtttttactttttttttttttttttttttttgggttctgatCACTAATGCAGCTTGGAGAATTGGTATTatagaatattgattttgatgaCTGGGTTTTTGAAGAATGCTACTCTTGCTGTGGATGCTTTGTCAGTCTGGTATGGAACTTTTACCCATTCCactgttttttttaatatatataatatatattattttgtaatcGAATAATATTTGGTAAGAAATCCTATTTTTGGAATTTACCTTCTATATATGGTGAAGTAAATGTTGACAAACTAGGACcacatattttcttaatcaaaataattaatgtaatgattttttttcccccatattTTAGCTGTCAAGCACCAATTTTAGTATACAGATTTACATTTTGAGTTTTGGAATGTTATGCAGCATGACTATAAATGGTTGGGAGATGATGATTCCTCTTGCATTCTTTGCCGGTGCCGGGTACATTTCTTAGCTAatatctctttctatttttatttttatttttactatatatatacacacaaacacacacacacatatcaaAAGAGCTAGTGAAATTCGGATAACATGGAATCTGAGATTAAAGgactaaaaccaataaaattctaccaaaaaaaagaaaggaaaaagggaCTAAGGATCCTTTGTATAACTgatgaaaataatgttttaatatGAAGAATTTTGGTAtagtacatttttttaaaaaataactattaataaatattttattgtaaataaaaaatttatattaaatgctCAATGAGTTTCTATATAAGCTAAAAAATGTATACTAAATACTTATTGAGTTtccatataaactaaaaaaatgaacttttctaaaaaagtataaaatttgatattttctaaaacagctcaaaaaatttttttttttttttattaataagtaCTTGTtgatttttgtcaaaaattattatttttaacaaaagagtttttaacctttaaataaaacttttgacacaaaaaaaaattctatcaaaCAGACACTAAACAGCAATTAAATTGAATATGCATAATATGTGAACGGACAAGGAATGTTATAGAAGCTAAGCATTGGATGCCTTAATTGACAAATGGAATTCTCTCCCATCTTTTACTTAATTAACCTTAATGTGCTGTAaacagaattaattaatttattacttatttattttaattatatttacaatagtttttccttctattttggtattttaaaccCACATCCTTCAAAATTGGATGTGAATTATATAACTAAATCAGTTTTACGTTacattcattaattaaatcaaaaatgaaaaagcaaaCGTAAAATTTTCAAGCCTagtgttaaaataaaaatgttattcaCATTGAAAATGGATTTCACTTTCAATGTGAAACGAGAGCATCGAAGTTTTTCTTCTTAAACAGAATAATTTATGCTCATACTTTAATACCTAAAATTCAATGTGAAAATCCATAATGTTGTAAAGGAACGATAATAGTAAGTGATATCCAGTAATAATTTGATCCCCGACAACGATAATTTTCTATTTGTGCTAAAAGacataatgattaaataaagcTAGGTGTATTTTGGCATTACTTGGCCATTAATTTATGGCTTATCACATTTAATATTGGGTTGAAAACTTGCAACTAGTGGATTTGGGATGGATGAGTTTAATGAAGCTTTTGAATGAGGGTTAGGAAGTATAAAAATTTAGGCATGCGTGGATGCCTACATTATAGAAAATGATCAGGACAAAATTGATgtaaaacatgcttaaaattatcAATGTATAAGAGATAATATTACACATGAATGACGAGATTTGACGTACAAAAAGCAGTCTCCTAAAAGGCTAAATCTGATATAATCAtgatttccatttttatttatgttttacagAGTAAGGGTAGCGAATGAGCTGGGAGCTGGAAACGGTAAAGGAGCAAAATTTGCTACTATAGTCTCGGTGGCGGAATCAACTGTGATCGGACTCATCTTCTGCACTCTCATCATGATTTTTCACAACAAGATCGCCTTCATTTTCTCCTCCAGCACCGACGTACTCGGTGCTGTTGATAAACTTGCTTTTCTATTGGCCATCACTATTCTCCTTAACAGTGTTCAACCTGTTTTATCAGgttcattttctttcctttcctttcttttcataattaaagcttctttttcttctcctttttttttttttttttttttttgtttgaacctGTTTTATCaggtcaattttctttttctttcctttcttttcataaacaaagctttcttttttcctttttttttaaaaaaaaaaaaaaaccaaaaaaattatttacatacATAGGAACTAAAACTTTCTAAATTTATGGTGGACAGGAGTTGCTGTTGGATCAGGATGGCAAGGATTAGTTGCGTACATAAACATAGGCTGCTATTACGTTATTGGGCTCCCACTTGGAATCGCAATGGGCTGGCTCTTCCACTTTGGTGTTTCGGTAATGTCAAACTTTTTCATTTGGGCTTTATTGAGCCATATTTGTTTAGAGTCCCATGATGATCTAAAGGGGATAGGGATAGTAGAAATTTGAAGATGTGTTTGGATAATTCAGAAAAATTATGCTCTATTTGCTAATCTGTTTATTGGAAAGAAGGCCAAGATGTcacttcctttttatttttatttcattttaataatttaatgatggatttttcttctttttttttttttttttttttttgggctaagaaGAACTGAAATTGTGGTTGCAGGGTGTCTGGGGTGGGATGATCTTTGGTGGGACCGCAACTCAGACAGTGATATTGGCCATCATAACAGTGCGATGCAATTGGGACAAAgaggtatttatatatatatatatatataaaatgcttATTTTCTTCATGAAACTTTTTCGTATATTTAAAAACTAACAATTACTGTTCCTCGGATAATAATTCCTATCTCAAAATCTCTAATGTGTTCCAAATCCACATGAATCTGTATATGCAGGCGGAGATTGCAAGCATGCGTGTAAACAAGTGGTCCAACGACAACTAATTAAAGAGTGCAAATAGCAGAGGATCAGCTTCATCCAGGAGATATGGTATAATTTTTACCATCCCAGCTTcgaagtcaaattttttttattttattttattattaaacaacGTTGGAATTGGATGAGTTTAGAAGCAGCTGAAATCAGCAAA includes the following:
- the LOC107420765 gene encoding protein DETOXIFICATION 27-like — protein: MGSLTDDENQDLNQTLLPQISPKHEDTGIKDDEHNDDLISRVWIESKKLWIIVGPAIFSRVASFTMNVITQAFAGHLGDVQLAAISIANTVIVGFNFGLLLGMASALETLCGQAFGAKKYNMLGVYMQRSWIVLFLCCFLMLPFYVFATPLLKLLGQPEDVAEQSGVVAVWMIPLHFSFAFQFPLQRFLQSQLKASVIAWVSLAGLVVNAVTSWLFVYVFDFGLIGAAIALDISWWVLVFGLFGYTVLGGCPHTWSGFSMEAFSQLWEFVKLSAASGVMLCLENWYYRILILMTGFLKNATLAVDALSVCMTINGWEMMIPLAFFAGAGVRVANELGAGNGKGAKFATIVSVAESTVIGLIFCTLIMIFHNKIAFIFSSSTDVLGAVDKLAFLLAITILLNSVQPVLSGVAVGSGWQGLVAYINIGCYYVIGLPLGIAMGWLFHFGVSGVWGGMIFGGTATQTVILAIITVRCNWDKEAEIASMRVNKWSNDN